Proteins from a single region of Limosilactobacillus fermentum:
- the rplC gene encoding 50S ribosomal protein L3 yields the protein MTKGILGKKVGMTQVFTDNGELVPVTVIDVTPNVVMQVKTLENDGYSAVQLGFDDKREVLSNKPEQGHAAKANTTPKRFIGEIRDAELGDDIKVGDKVAADIFAEGETVDVTGTTKGHGYQGNIHKDGQRRGPMAHGSRYHRRPGSLGAIINHVFKGKKLPGRMGNNTRTVQHLRIVKVDTENNVLLIKGNVPGANKSFVTIKNSVKANTKKSLSKQSNK from the coding sequence ATGACCAAAGGAATCTTAGGTAAGAAGGTCGGGATGACTCAAGTCTTCACTGACAACGGTGAATTGGTTCCAGTTACTGTTATTGACGTAACGCCAAACGTTGTTATGCAAGTTAAGACCCTTGAAAATGACGGTTACAGTGCCGTTCAACTCGGGTTCGACGACAAGCGCGAAGTTCTGAGCAACAAGCCCGAACAAGGTCATGCAGCAAAGGCTAACACGACTCCTAAGCGCTTCATCGGTGAAATCCGCGACGCTGAATTAGGAGACGACATCAAAGTTGGGGATAAGGTAGCAGCCGACATTTTCGCAGAAGGCGAAACGGTCGACGTTACTGGTACCACCAAGGGTCATGGTTACCAAGGTAACATCCATAAGGACGGCCAACGGCGTGGGCCAATGGCGCACGGTTCTCGTTACCACCGTCGCCCAGGTTCACTTGGTGCCATCATCAACCACGTGTTCAAGGGTAAGAAGCTGCCAGGTCGGATGGGTAACAACACCCGGACTGTGCAACACCTGCGGATCGTTAAGGTCGACACTGAAAACAACGTTCTCTTAATCAAGGGTAACGTTCCTGGTGCCAACAAGTCCTTTGTTACGATCAAGAACTCCGTTAAGGCTAACACTAAGAAGAGCCTTAGCAAGCAATCCAACAAGTAA
- the rpsJ gene encoding 30S ribosomal protein S10, whose product MANQKIRIRLKAYEHRVLDESADKIVESAKRTGAQVSGPIPLPTERTLYTVIRSPHKFKKSREQFEMRTHKRLIDIIDPTPKTVDALMKLDLPSGVDIEIKL is encoded by the coding sequence ATGGCAAACCAAAAGATTCGTATTCGTTTAAAGGCTTACGAACACCGCGTTTTGGATGAATCAGCAGACAAGATTGTTGAAAGTGCAAAGCGGACCGGTGCTCAAGTATCAGGCCCGATTCCGTTACCTACTGAACGGACTCTTTACACGGTGATTCGTTCACCGCACAAGTTCAAGAAGTCACGGGAACAATTCGAAATGCGCACTCACAAGCGTCTGATCGACATCATCGACCCAACCCCTAAGACGGTTGACGCCCTGATGAAGCTCGATCTGCCAAGTGGTGTTGACATCGAAATCAAGCTTTAA
- the fusA gene encoding elongation factor G, whose protein sequence is MANKREYPLEKTRNIGIMAHIDAGKTTATERILYYTGKIHKIGETHDGASQMDWMEEEKERGITITSAATTAVWKDTRINIIDTPGHVDFTVEVERALRVLDGAVTVLDAQAGVEPQTETVWRQADDFNVPRLVFANKMDKMGANFDYSVKTIKERLNVTPLPIQMPIGAEDEFAGVIDLVKMVAYIYDEDKLGENWDTVEIPADMKDEAESRHDAMIETLADVNDDIMEKYLEGAEISVDEIKAAIRQATLDQELFPVMAGSAYKDKGIQMMLDAVLDYLPSPVDVKPFVAHDEEGNAIELTAGDDKPFAALAFKIATDPFVGRLTFLRVYTGSLKSGSYVLNATKGKRERIGRLLQMHSNQQNEISEVFSGDIAAAIGLKNTTTGDSLTDPDHPLQLESMDFPEPVIQVSVEPKSKADQDKMDKGLQKLAEEDPTFKAETNPETGETLIAGMGELHLDIIVERLRREFNAEVTVGKPQVSYREAFTKQVSAQGKFVRQSGGKGQYGDVWIEFTPLEEGAGFEFEDAIVGGVVPREYIPAVEQGLKEAMENGVLAGYPLVDLHAKLYDGSYHEVDSSEAAFKVAASLALRNAAPKGGAVILEPIMKVDIVAPEDNLGDVMGHVTARRGSIDGMEERGNAQLVHSFVPLSEMFGYATTLRSATQGRGTFTMTFDHYSAVPKSIQEEIIEKNGGK, encoded by the coding sequence ATGGCTAACAAGCGTGAATACCCTCTTGAAAAGACCCGTAACATTGGGATCATGGCCCACATCGATGCCGGGAAGACGACCGCCACTGAACGGATTTTGTACTACACCGGTAAGATTCACAAGATTGGTGAAACCCACGATGGGGCTTCCCAAATGGACTGGATGGAAGAAGAAAAGGAACGTGGGATCACGATCACTTCTGCCGCTACTACGGCCGTTTGGAAGGATACCCGGATCAACATCATCGACACCCCAGGACACGTGGACTTCACTGTCGAAGTTGAACGTGCCCTCCGGGTGCTCGACGGTGCCGTAACCGTTCTTGACGCCCAAGCCGGTGTTGAACCACAAACTGAAACCGTTTGGCGTCAAGCCGACGACTTCAACGTTCCGCGGCTGGTCTTCGCTAACAAGATGGACAAGATGGGGGCCAACTTCGACTATTCCGTTAAGACCATCAAGGAACGCCTGAACGTTACGCCGCTTCCAATCCAAATGCCAATTGGTGCCGAAGACGAATTCGCCGGTGTGATCGACCTGGTTAAGATGGTTGCTTACATCTACGACGAAGACAAGCTCGGCGAAAACTGGGACACCGTTGAAATCCCAGCCGACATGAAGGATGAAGCCGAAAGCCGTCACGACGCAATGATCGAAACGCTGGCTGACGTAAACGACGACATCATGGAAAAGTACCTTGAAGGTGCCGAAATCTCCGTTGATGAAATCAAGGCTGCCATCCGTCAAGCAACCCTGGACCAAGAACTCTTCCCGGTAATGGCAGGTTCTGCCTACAAGGATAAGGGGATCCAAATGATGCTTGATGCCGTCTTGGATTACCTGCCATCCCCAGTTGATGTTAAGCCATTCGTTGCTCACGACGAGGAAGGTAACGCCATTGAACTGACTGCCGGCGATGACAAGCCATTCGCCGCTTTGGCCTTCAAGATCGCAACTGACCCATTCGTTGGTCGTCTGACTTTCCTGCGGGTTTACACTGGTTCCCTTAAATCTGGTTCTTACGTTCTGAACGCAACCAAGGGCAAGCGTGAACGGATTGGTCGTCTGCTTCAAATGCACTCCAACCAACAAAACGAAATCTCAGAAGTCTTCTCTGGTGATATCGCCGCTGCCATCGGTCTGAAGAACACCACCACTGGTGACTCCTTGACCGACCCAGACCACCCACTGCAACTTGAATCCATGGACTTCCCAGAACCAGTTATCCAGGTTTCTGTTGAACCGAAGTCCAAGGCTGACCAAGACAAGATGGACAAGGGTCTGCAAAAGTTGGCTGAAGAAGACCCAACTTTCAAGGCTGAAACGAACCCTGAAACTGGTGAAACTCTGATCGCCGGGATGGGTGAACTGCACTTGGACATCATCGTTGAACGTCTTCGCCGTGAATTCAACGCCGAAGTTACGGTTGGTAAGCCACAAGTTTCCTACCGTGAAGCCTTCACTAAGCAAGTTTCCGCCCAAGGGAAGTTTGTTCGTCAATCTGGTGGTAAGGGTCAATACGGGGACGTATGGATCGAATTTACGCCGCTGGAAGAAGGGGCCGGCTTCGAATTCGAAGACGCCATTGTCGGTGGGGTTGTTCCGCGTGAATACATCCCAGCCGTTGAACAAGGGTTGAAGGAAGCGATGGAAAACGGTGTTCTGGCCGGTTACCCATTGGTCGACCTTCACGCTAAGCTTTACGACGGTTCCTACCACGAAGTCGACTCCTCTGAAGCTGCCTTCAAGGTTGCCGCTTCCTTAGCATTACGTAACGCCGCTCCTAAGGGTGGAGCCGTTATCCTTGAACCAATCATGAAGGTTGACATCGTCGCCCCAGAAGATAACCTGGGTGACGTGATGGGTCACGTTACCGCTCGTCGTGGTTCGATCGACGGGATGGAAGAACGTGGGAACGCCCAATTAGTTCACTCCTTCGTTCCGCTGTCCGAAATGTTCGGTTACGCAACGACCCTTCGTTCCGCAACCCAAGGACGTGGTACCTTCACGATGACCTTCGACCACTACTCAGCTGTGCCGAAGTCCATCCAAGAAGAAATCATCGAAAAGAACGGTGGTAAGTAA
- the rpsG gene encoding 30S ribosomal protein S7, producing MPRKGHVAKPEVLPDPIYNSKLVTSLINHLMLDGKRGTASKILYQALDQIKEQTGNDPIEVFEQAIENIKPALEVKARRIGGSNYQVPIEVRPDRQRTLALRWLVQYARLRGEHTMVERLSGEIIDASNNTGASIKKKEDTLRMAEANRAFAHYRW from the coding sequence ATGCCACGTAAGGGACATGTAGCAAAGCCGGAAGTTTTACCGGATCCAATTTACAACTCAAAGCTGGTTACCAGCCTGATTAACCACTTGATGCTTGATGGTAAGCGCGGAACCGCTTCTAAGATCCTCTACCAAGCCCTTGACCAAATCAAGGAACAAACTGGTAACGACCCGATCGAAGTGTTCGAACAAGCAATTGAAAACATCAAGCCGGCCCTTGAAGTTAAGGCGCGCCGGATTGGTGGTTCTAACTACCAAGTGCCGATCGAAGTTCGCCCAGACCGTCAACGGACGTTGGCACTTCGTTGGCTCGTGCAATACGCACGTCTTCGTGGGGAACACACGATGGTGGAACGTCTTTCTGGCGAAATCATCGATGCTTCCAACAACACTGGTGCTTCCATCAAGAAGAAGGAAGACACCCTGCGGATGGCCGAAGCTAACCGGGCCTTCGCACACTACCGCTGGTAA
- the rpsL gene encoding 30S ribosomal protein S12 has product MPTINQLVRKGRKSHKGKSKSPALGFVYNSFKKEEIKNPSPQKRGVATRVGTMTPKKPNSALRKYARVRLSNLIEVTAYIPGIGHNLQEHSVVLIRGGRVKDLPGVRYHIIRGTLDTAGVDGRMQSRSKYGAKKPKK; this is encoded by the coding sequence ATGCCTACCATTAACCAATTGGTTCGTAAGGGCCGCAAGAGCCACAAGGGTAAGTCAAAGTCACCTGCCCTGGGCTTTGTATACAACAGTTTTAAGAAGGAAGAAATCAAGAACCCATCACCGCAAAAGCGTGGGGTTGCTACCCGTGTTGGGACGATGACGCCAAAGAAGCCTAACTCCGCCCTGCGGAAGTACGCTCGTGTGCGTTTATCTAACCTGATCGAAGTGACGGCTTACATTCCAGGGATTGGCCACAACCTTCAGGAACACTCCGTTGTCCTGATCCGTGGGGGCCGTGTTAAGGACCTTCCTGGGGTTCGTTACCACATCATCCGTGGGACGCTTGATACCGCCGGTGTTGACGGCCGGATGCAAAGCCGTTCCAAGTACGGTGCTAAGAAGCCGAAGAAGTAA
- a CDS encoding prepilin peptidase translates to MEQLIAFLTGSCLASFIVTMTQRHLLEMGPSSPRSLCDHCAHPLAWWQLIPLVGFALQLGRCRWCKKAIAPWSSVCELTCGTWLALYTPLDLTEWLASLVLLTGLSAMATTDWYAGWMNPLALTSLLPLPLIALSPLGIEQPALFLLVAGLLSLITLLSHGLGLGDLEWLLVVLLLAGWQCYWQTLLIGCGLALTSPKLWHRQPLPFLPYLSTGLLVSLLI, encoded by the coding sequence ATGGAACAACTAATCGCCTTTTTAACCGGCTCTTGCCTAGCATCGTTCATCGTCACCATGACCCAGCGGCACCTTCTAGAAATGGGACCTTCTTCCCCCCGTTCGCTTTGTGATCACTGCGCCCACCCCCTAGCCTGGTGGCAATTGATTCCCCTCGTCGGCTTCGCCCTTCAGTTGGGGCGGTGCCGGTGGTGCAAAAAAGCCATCGCCCCCTGGTCCAGTGTGTGCGAACTAACTTGCGGAACGTGGTTAGCCCTATACACCCCTCTTGACTTAACCGAGTGGTTAGCAAGCCTAGTCCTGTTAACTGGCCTGTCAGCCATGGCCACTACCGACTGGTACGCCGGGTGGATGAACCCCCTCGCCCTGACTAGCCTACTCCCCCTCCCCTTAATTGCGTTGTCTCCCCTGGGGATAGAACAACCCGCCCTCTTCTTATTAGTGGCGGGATTACTCTCATTGATCACCTTACTTAGCCACGGACTGGGCCTAGGTGATCTTGAATGGCTCTTAGTCGTCTTACTTTTAGCTGGGTGGCAGTGCTATTGGCAAACCCTGCTAATTGGCTGCGGCCTAGCCTTAACCTCCCCTAAGTTATGGCACCGCCAACCACTCCCCTTTTTGCCCTACCTTTCTACCGGGCTGCTCGTTTCATTGTTGATCTAG
- a CDS encoding DUF998 domain-containing protein, whose product MKNYRVEVPKVARDQLEIKDGEPLAMWVEGNQLVIRPLRLADSLPQIKLRWYFGPALVLTLLFYADMINQGYHLLPLVGGDSVASSSLYLATLSGLLAFASTFISQKRHHRGRAQEFSWRAMISIMVACGTITAFSLVAGAWLVGSLFHGAVFDIYTAGALIFLVIAMVTYIMINLAMTISPGVITNLMTFMIIGGVFFSMLTNSNKDWWRHNFSFLGTANSSNSWQFNITLIFSAMLMLTLIDYLFVNLSKKYPGWRVQVTRWLLNLMAACLGGVGLFPNDPRFHLLHDRIAMWMVYTMLILVVVVRWTMPMMTKTFLTLSYVIGGVLAVSYIAFKFVRYLSLTAFEMLAFGIAFSWILLLFQLIEAVVQRDVRLFTVELVAEENDGVSH is encoded by the coding sequence TTGAAGAATTATCGCGTGGAAGTTCCCAAGGTCGCCCGGGACCAGTTAGAAATTAAAGATGGCGAGCCCTTAGCAATGTGGGTGGAAGGCAACCAGTTGGTGATTCGCCCACTGCGGTTGGCTGACAGTTTACCCCAAATCAAGCTCCGGTGGTACTTTGGCCCCGCCTTAGTACTGACGTTGTTGTTTTACGCCGATATGATTAACCAAGGCTACCACCTCTTGCCACTGGTGGGGGGTGATTCGGTGGCGTCGTCTAGCCTTTACCTTGCTACTTTAAGCGGGTTATTGGCCTTTGCCAGCACCTTCATTAGCCAAAAACGTCACCATCGTGGCCGGGCGCAGGAATTTTCTTGGCGGGCTATGATCAGCATTATGGTTGCTTGCGGGACGATTACCGCCTTTTCGTTGGTGGCGGGAGCCTGGTTGGTGGGGTCGCTTTTTCACGGGGCCGTTTTTGACATTTACACGGCCGGCGCCCTGATTTTTTTGGTGATTGCCATGGTTACTTACATCATGATCAACCTGGCCATGACGATTTCTCCCGGGGTGATTACTAACCTAATGACATTCATGATTATTGGGGGGGTGTTCTTCTCGATGTTAACTAATTCCAATAAGGATTGGTGGCGTCATAATTTTAGCTTCCTGGGGACGGCAAACTCGTCGAATAGCTGGCAGTTTAATATTACCCTGATCTTTTCGGCAATGCTGATGTTGACCTTGATTGACTATTTGTTTGTCAACCTGTCCAAGAAGTACCCCGGCTGGCGGGTTCAAGTGACCCGCTGGCTACTTAACTTAATGGCAGCTTGCCTAGGTGGGGTCGGGCTGTTTCCAAATGACCCACGTTTTCACCTTCTTCACGATCGCATCGCCATGTGGATGGTTTACACCATGTTAATTTTGGTGGTAGTGGTTCGGTGGACGATGCCAATGATGACTAAGACCTTCTTGACCCTTTCTTACGTGATCGGTGGCGTGTTGGCCGTTAGTTACATCGCTTTTAAGTTCGTCCGCTACCTTTCTTTAACCGCTTTTGAAATGCTGGCCTTTGGGATCGCGTTTTCGTGGATTTTGTTACTTTTCCAGTTAATTGAAGCCGTCGTGCAAAGGGACGTCCGCCTCTTTACCGTCGAATTGGTGGCCGAAGAAAATGACGGGGTTAGTCATTAA
- a CDS encoding gamma-glutamyl-gamma-aminobutyrate hydrolase family protein: MRKPMIALPADTYTEATSIINLRNAAFAPDPAIKAITKSGGLPIVLPTVAAENAASYVDLFDGLLLLGGFDVDPTFYGQEPHFELGETFRKRDLFEIALLKATIEAGKPIMGICRGLQLINAGLGGTLYQDLSEDPTARLKHHQLAPGNLPTHHVNVHEGSQLQKLVGNRIYINSRHHQSIHEVAPGLKVVARADDGVIEAVESIDSNQILAVQWHPENMFKHTPESQVIFKDLIDRASQQI; this comes from the coding sequence ATGAGAAAACCAATGATTGCTTTACCAGCCGATACCTATACCGAGGCAACTAGCATCATCAACTTACGAAACGCCGCTTTTGCGCCCGATCCGGCCATTAAAGCGATCACCAAGTCGGGAGGGCTTCCGATCGTCTTGCCAACCGTGGCCGCCGAAAACGCCGCCTCTTACGTTGACCTGTTCGACGGGCTCTTGTTGCTCGGCGGTTTTGACGTTGACCCCACCTTTTACGGTCAGGAGCCCCACTTTGAATTAGGGGAAACCTTCCGTAAACGGGACCTCTTTGAAATCGCCCTGCTTAAGGCGACCATTGAGGCCGGCAAACCGATCATGGGAATCTGCCGGGGGTTGCAATTGATTAACGCTGGGCTCGGCGGCACCCTTTATCAAGATCTTTCTGAAGACCCGACCGCCCGCCTTAAGCACCACCAGTTAGCCCCAGGAAACCTCCCCACCCACCACGTTAATGTCCACGAGGGCTCCCAGCTTCAAAAACTGGTTGGTAATCGAATCTACATCAACTCTCGCCACCACCAGTCAATTCATGAGGTGGCGCCGGGACTCAAAGTCGTTGCCCGCGCTGACGACGGGGTGATCGAAGCGGTCGAATCCATCGATTCTAATCAAATTCTCGCCGTTCAGTGGCACCCCGAAAACATGTTTAAACACACACCGGAATCACAAGTCATTTTCAAGGACCTGATTGACCGCGCTAGCCAACAAATCTAA
- a CDS encoding ISL3 family transposase yields MTDYIKNILQIKDPNLHFTDVVFENNDGWETQVFIGTVSLKLDRCPHCGFADTFIKNGHSYQTIKYLSINESCPTMLRIGKQRLRCKNCQDSFMAKTNVVDKYCSIAKAVKHKALTMLESNVSQKDVSKFTGVSPSTIGRLLDSDQALLRFNSRTLPTNIAIDEFRGPQGKYCFIIVDNDTSQIYQILPDRLKSSITHYFDRFSLKERKRVKSVSTDLNSYYQGLVRRYFPNAKLVVDRFHIVSMLTRAFNQVRVAVMKQFDPNTREYRALKNSWRLYLLKSTSLNYTKEYYDRHLRQKVTMAERVGIGLDLDPQLAAGYELLQGAMTALEEHDVDQLMDLLFTKWDVPAPFQTVLKTLRKNSEGVYNATVLPYSNGRVEGINRMIKLIQRTAYGFTNFGHFIARIRLHQMGTEAEKRRRQVQAPAAA; encoded by the coding sequence ATGACTGATTATATTAAAAATATCCTTCAAATTAAAGACCCCAATCTTCATTTCACAGACGTTGTCTTTGAAAATAATGACGGATGGGAGACGCAGGTCTTCATTGGGACGGTCTCGCTTAAATTGGATCGGTGCCCACATTGCGGCTTTGCGGATACCTTCATCAAGAATGGCCATTCTTACCAAACCATTAAGTACCTCTCAATTAACGAAAGTTGTCCCACCATGTTGCGGATCGGTAAGCAACGCCTGAGATGTAAGAATTGCCAAGATTCGTTCATGGCGAAGACCAACGTCGTTGATAAATACTGTTCCATTGCCAAAGCAGTTAAACACAAGGCACTTACGATGCTTGAAAGTAATGTCTCTCAAAAGGACGTGTCTAAGTTTACCGGTGTGTCACCTAGTACCATTGGCCGCCTCCTAGACAGTGATCAAGCGCTCCTTCGCTTTAATAGTCGCACTTTACCCACTAATATTGCCATTGATGAGTTCCGTGGTCCGCAGGGGAAGTATTGCTTCATTATCGTTGATAATGATACCTCACAAATCTACCAAATTCTCCCTGATCGGCTTAAGAGTAGTATTACGCATTACTTTGATCGATTCTCGCTAAAAGAGCGCAAACGAGTCAAATCAGTCTCGACAGACTTAAACAGTTACTATCAAGGCCTTGTACGCCGCTACTTCCCAAACGCAAAGCTGGTTGTGGATCGATTCCACATCGTTTCAATGCTTACGCGGGCGTTTAACCAAGTCCGGGTCGCAGTAATGAAGCAATTCGACCCTAATACGCGTGAGTATCGGGCATTGAAGAATTCGTGGCGACTGTACTTACTTAAAAGCACATCGCTTAACTACACTAAGGAGTACTATGATCGCCACTTACGACAAAAGGTAACGATGGCTGAACGGGTGGGAATTGGTCTGGACCTTGATCCCCAGTTAGCGGCCGGTTATGAACTCTTACAGGGCGCCATGACCGCTCTTGAAGAGCACGATGTTGACCAATTAATGGACCTCTTGTTCACCAAATGGGACGTGCCAGCGCCGTTCCAAACGGTTCTTAAGACCCTCCGTAAGAACAGCGAAGGAGTGTACAACGCAACCGTATTACCGTACTCAAACGGTCGGGTTGAGGGGATCAACCGCATGATCAAGTTAATTCAACGGACGGCATATGGCTTTACTAACTTTGGTCATTTCATCGCCCGGATCCGATTGCATCAAATGGGAACGGAAGCTGAAAAAAGGCGGCGCCAGGTGCAAGCACCGGCCGCCGCCTAA